The DNA sequence CTTTCACCTCAAGGCCTCATGCGAGAGGGGCGTCGCCAGAGTCGCATCATTTTGACACGTGACACTCGCGTGCTCCGACAGAAAGACGCGCCGCCTTTCGTTTTTATTCAGGCCGATCGTTTTCGTGACCAAATCAAGCAAGTGATTGCAACCTGTCACCTTGATTCCCTTACGCGACTTTTCACTCGTTGTGGAGAGTGTAACGAACTTTTAACAACCGTGAAAAAAGAGGCGGTGCGAGAGCAAGTGCCAGAGTATGTGTGGCAGACTCAAGCTGAGTTTCATCAATGCCCAGGATGTCACCGCATCTATTGGGGAGCGACACATAAAGAGCACGTGATTGCTGAACTGCAACAACTGGGACTATTCGCTGAATCGTCCAGAATCTAAAGCAAACCACACGAGATTGGTACGCTTTGGGTTATCACCAGAGAGACCGTCGCGTGCGCTGTGCGTACGGCCCCTTCTTTTATACCTTGCCCTGTTGTCTCAGCGCCTCGTACAAAACAATTGCTGCCGCGTTGGATAAATTCAGGCTGCGGACGTGCGTGCCAGACATTGGAATTGTGTAGAGTGAGTCAGCGAGCAGCGTACGAATCTCTGTCGATAGCCCTCGTGTCTCACTACCAAAGACTAACAGATCACTGTCGGTGTATTGCGCTTGTGTATATGAGACCGTCGCTCTGGCAGAGAACGCGATCATTCTGCCGGAGGGACGACGCGAGAGAAAGTCACTCCACGTGGGATAGGAATGGACATCGACATACGGCCAATAATCGAGTCCGGCACGTTTGAGGTAGCGGTTTTCGAGAGAAAAGCCTAACGGACCGACGAGGTGAAACGTCGTATTCGTTGCCGCGCATAACCGTGCGGTAGTGCCAGTATTGGGAGGGATTTCGGGTTCGACAAAGACAATGTGCATGGGAAAAAGGCTTTAAGCTTCAGGCTGTAGGCTATAGGAAAAAACAACGATTAAAATGCGAACCGATAAACCTGAGAGAGCTTAGAAGTCTGAGTGTCTCGGAGTCTGAGACACCGGAAATATCGTGCTGCCGACCTGTAAGGAAAATGTCCCTGGGTTTTGATCCTCCTGCATGTGATCTGTCAGTTGATAATACGCGGGACGTGAAAAACGAGCAGGTTCTGCTCCACTTTTGACTCGACAATAGAGAACGTTCTCCTGACTGATCGATAGGGTAGTGGGATTCAGTGGCTCTTCACTCTCATCATTCAACCGCAGTGTAAATCCCTGAGTCGAATCGCCCATCACCCGGGTAATCACATACGGCGTATCTTCAATCTCAACGGTGACTTTGTCCCAACCAATGGCGATTTCGTAGGCTCCTTCTGGGGTTCTACGCAGATGTTGACTAAACAAGACATTGATACGGCGATTCTGAATACGTTCGTCATTGGCGTACCACCACCCATCTTTACCAAAATGAATCTTCCGCGTGGGATCGATCGCCCAAAAGCCAGCTTTTGCCATAGTTTATTTTCGCTCGCTGGTATCAAGAATCAGAGTCACAGGCCCATCATTCACTAACTGCACGGCCATCGTTGCCTGGAATTGTCCGGTGGCAACCCGAACCCGGTGACGCTTTATACACTCAACGAAATACTCATACAAAGGAAGTGCAGAGTCTATACCCGCAGCATCGGTAAATGACGGGCGGCGACCCTTACGGGCATCACCATAGAGCGTGAACTGCGACACAACCAATAGCTCCCCTTGTACGTCCTGCACCGAGAACGCAAACTTTCCTGCCTCATCGGAAAAGATGCGGAGGTTGACGATCTTTTCGCTGAGAGACTCTGCTTCGATCTTTGTATCACTGGTTGAGATACCAAGAAGGACGAGCAGGCCACGACCGACCTGGCCGATGATGTGGTTGTCCACTCGGACACTGGCTTCACTGACGCGTTGAATGACGGCTCGCATGACTAAGAAACAGGGTACTGGTTACAGGGTACAGAGGAAAGGGGACAAGATAAGTTAAAGGGACCAGGTGGCAGGAAATAAGACAAGCGATAATTTACAATTTGCCTTGATCTGTTCCTTGTAACCCGTCCCCTGTAACCTCCTCAACGGATAGCGTATTATCCCCACTATGTATCCAGTACTCTTTCAACTCGGACCGCTGACCGTGTACAGCTATGGTGTGATGATGGCCCTCGGGTTTCTCTCTGCCGGATGGGCGGTTGGCAAAGGACTCGAACAGCAAGGCAAAGATCCTGCGTTTGCTTCTACGCTCGTTGTCTGGGCCGCTGTTGGTGGACTCTTAGGCGCACGCCTGCTCTTCATTGCCGAGCATTGGAGTGAGTTTCTCTCCAATCCCCTCTCGTTGATTCTCACCGGTGCAGGTTTTACGTGGTACGGTGGGCTTATTGGTGGTGTCGTTGGTGTCACTCTTTGTATCCGCCATTATGGGTTTCGCTGGCTGGAAATCATGGATGCTGTCGCGCCAGCTATCGCGCTCGGACACGGGATTGGTCGCATTGGCTGCCATCTCGCTGGTGATGGCGACTGGGGACCACCGACAACATTGCCCTGGGGAGTTGCTTATACAAAGGCAATCATCGGTTGGGACTATCCACCAGGGGTGCGTGTCCATCCATCAGCACTCTACGAGACCATTGCCTATTTACTGATCTTTGCGGCCTTGTGGGTCATGCGTGGTCGCCAACGACCTGTCGGGTCGTTGTTCTGGGGGTATCTCTTGTTGTCGAGTGTTGCGCGCTTTGGCATCGAATTCGTGCGTATTAACCCACCGTTAGCGTTTGGGCTGTCTGAAGCGCAGATGATCAGCCTCGTCCTCATGACGATTGGCGCTGTCATGTTAACACGGAGTGAACCGTTAGCGGCGGAAACAAAACCTTTGTCTCGCACGCCACGAGTAGCACGGGAGAAATCGTAGTGAAGAGGTGGTTGGTTCTTGGGGTTATTGTTCTTGTCTTCGGCTTCCTGGCGACACTTGCCCGCTCACCATCAGAAGCGAAAAAGCCAGCACCAGAATTTGTCTTGCCTGACCCGCAAGGACAAGTGGTGCGTCTGTCGCAACTGAAAGGCAAGGTGGTGATGCTCAATGTGTGGACCACCTGGTGTCCGCCATGCCGTAAAGAAATGCCGACGATGGAAACGCTTCATCGTCGTTTCAAGGGCACGGATTTCGTGATGCTCGCGGCGAGCCAGGATGTTGATGGAAACAGCACTGTCCTGCCGTATATGCAAGAAAATGGCTTCACTTTTCCGGTTGTGCTTGATGTCAACGGTGAGATAGGTCGTAAATATGGTGTGACGGGATACCCGGAGACCTTCATTATCGACCGTCAGGGACGCATCGTGCACCATCACGTTGGCTTCAATGACTGGTCTTTGCCAAAGGTTGAAGCGTCATTACGTCGACTCATGGATCTTGGCGATTGGATGCCGTGGGATGGTGTCAACACGCCCGGAGAGCGAAGTCCGCTTAAAAGTCAATGAGAAATGCAGAATGGGGAAACTGAAAACAGTAGTTGCGCTCCTCCCCCCTTAGTCATTCTTCATTTTTAATTTCGCTTTTTCCATTGGTTAGGCATAATCATCCACCCGACTGTGATTTTGCGGGCAGGAACTGCAGCCGGACTTTTGCTTGCGAGTCGGCCACAGTGAGCGGCTCACATACAGTGCAGCTACGGCAACAATAACGAGAACAGCCAATGTTTGAGTATCCATGTATCCTGTCATTAGTGATGCGTAATACGTAAAAAGTAAAAAAGTCGTTCGTCGAGAATAACTTTTGACCTTAGACCTTGGACTTTGGACTTTACACGAAAATCCGACTGCCAACCTGATACACAACTAACGCACCCAAGTATGCCAAACCGGTCATGTAGACAAACGTAAAAGCGGCATAGCCCCACGAGCCGGTTTCGCGCTTGATCGTTGCCAGCGTTGCGCCACACTGACAGCACAGCGCGAAGAATATCATCACCGAGAGTGCAACGATCGGTGTGTATATCGGTCGCCCGTCTGGCCAACGTTCCGCTTGCATGGCGCTCCGCAGCTCTACGCTTTCTTCGCTTTGCTCGTTCCCAAGATTGTAGATGGTTCCGAGAGCGGCAATGATCACTTCTCGTGCGGGAAAACTCGCAAGCGTTGCCATGCCAATCTTCCAATCCCAGCCCAATGGGCGCACGAGTGGTTCGATGGCATGCCCAGCTTGGCCAAGGTAACTTCTTCGGAGCCGTTCTCCACTTTCTTCGATCGTGAGTCGTTCTTGCTCTTCTGGCGTGGCAGTGGCACGTCGAGCTTGAAACTCCTCTTTCAGGGCAGGCTGAGTAGGGTAATACGATAAGGCCCATATCAAGATCGTGGTTGCGAGGATAATCGTTCCGGCACGCCGAAGAAACGCGAGACTGCGGTCATACATGCGAAAGAGAACGGCACGCCACGCCGGGATTTTGAAAGGCGGAAGCTCAAGTAAAAACGGCACCGCTTCGCCGCGGAGAAATGTACGCTTCAGGACCAACGCGACCGGCGGAGCGACAACCAGGCCGAGCGTATACATCACAAATAGTGTTATCCCTTGTAGGCCGACAATACCCCAGACTGTGTGATTTGGGATAAAGGCCGAGATGAAAAGAACGTATACCGGAAGACGTGCACTGCAACTCATCAAGGGAGCAATAAGAATCGTGGCAATACGATCGCGGTGGTTATCGATCGAGCGTGTCGACATAATGCCAGGAACAGCGCAGGCAAACGACGACAGTAACGGGATGAAGCTACGCCCCGAAAGTCCAAACCCGGCCATAATGCGATCCATCAAAAATGCCGCACGTGCCATGTAGCCGGAGTCTTCGAGAATCGCGATAAGGCCGAATAAAATAGCGATCTGCGGCACAAAGGTGATGACTGCACCAACTCCGCCAATAACGCCATCGACGATGAGGCTCTGCAATGGGCCTTCCGGAAGGAGGGTTTGTATTCTTGTTCCCAGGCCAGAAAACACACCATCGATAATCTCCATCAACGGTGCCGCCCAAGAGAAAATCGACTGAAAGGTCACGGCCATAGCGACGAGAAAAACCAGGAGCCCCCAAACCTTATGCGTGACGATCTGGTCAATGCGATCCGACCACGTGTGATGAGGTGCGGTCAACGATTGGCGAACAACAGTGGTAATCATGTCGGTGATCCATTGATAGCGGGCATTGGTTTCAATGTGTGGCAGTGAGGTCCCTGACGAGGTGAGTCGTTCCCGTGCAGCACGAACGGGGGAAATGATATCATCGCCAAGCTGGCGTATGAGTTCCTGTTCAATAGACCCACCAGCATCGATCAGCAGCCGCTCAAGGAGAAATCGCGGCAATCGATGCTGTCCGTTGACAAGCGCTGCTTCGACTGTGTCGACTTCATGCCTGAATGTTTCAGGAAACTGAATGCGAGGAGTCGAGGAGATTGATGCCTGAACGACGTGCCGTAAAGCTTGTTGAAGAGCCGACAAGCCGACGTGTCTGGCGGCATGAACCGGTACAACTGGGACACCAAGGCGCTGTTGCAATGCTTCGATATCAATGAGTGTCCCTTGCTTCTGGGCGATATCCATCATGGTTAGGGCGACAACGACCGGTCGACCTGTTTCCAGAACCTGCGTGAGCAAATAGAGGTTCCGATCCAGATTGGTCGCATCTAAGACGCAGAGCACAGCATCTGGCGCAGGAATATCCTTGCCATAGCCGAACAGCACACTGACTGCGAGCATTTCGTCTGGCGCACGAGGCGCTAACGAATAGGTACCAGGAAGATCGACCGCGAGAAACCGATCTCCGTCAACTGTGAATTCGCCGAGCGCACTTTCGACCGTGACACCAGGATAATTGCCGGTGTGCTGGCTCAAGCCAGTGAGCGCGTTGAAAAGCGTTGTCTTGCCAGTATTGGGATTTCCAATAACCGCAATGAGGTAACGTCGTTCAGTAGAAAGCGATGGAGGTGAGGGGTGGTCACCAATGGGAATTGAAGGGGGAGAGGCCGTTGCGGCCATGAGTGTTCATGCCTCTCATGATACAGAATCAAGGATGACACGCTGGGCTTCATTACGTCGGAGCGCGATATTGAAGCCGCGAATCCGTATCTGCATGGGATCTCCCAACGGTGCAAATCTCACAACTTGCACTGATTGACCAGGAGTGAATCCCAATTCAGAGAGTCGCTGGGTAAGTCCATCGACACCGGTGACGGCTTGGATTCGCCCAGCCTGCGAAGGAATAAGATCGGCTAGCGTTCTCATAGTGTCAAATGATAATGATTTTCAATTTCAGTGTCAACGAAGGTCCTAACGATCATAGCCGTGCCGCACGATATGATGGGCACTCGCCGCGACTTCGTCGTTCTCACAGAAGCAAGAATTTAGATTCTTGCCTGACGACTCCCTGGCAAAGCCCCATACCGTGGCTCGACAAAAGTATGCTAAGGTGACAAAGAACAAGAAGCTCATTACATTAAAGGAAAACCTCTTCGGTTTAACAGGGAGTGTTATGCGACAACGGCGACAAGGAACGCTTGGTCGGGTATTGGCTTGCATTGGGTTGGTTGGCCTTGGCTACTTCGGCGGACAAGGATTGCAGAAAGTCTCTGCTGGAGCGCGAGATCCATACGAGGGACTGGAAGCGTTTACGAATGTGTTAGCGGTTGTACAGAAAAATTATGTCGAGGAAGTCGGAACCCAGAAGCTGGTTGATGGCGCTATTAACGGCATGCTCTCGGCGCTTGATCCACACAGTTCCTATCTGACGACAGAGTCGTACAAAGAACTGCAAGTCGATACCGAAGGGAGTTTTGGAGGCCTTGGTATCGAGATCACTGTTCGTGATGGAGTGTTGACCGTCGTCGCTCCGATCGAAGACACGCCAGCCTATCGTGCTGGGGTCAAAGCCGGAGATCAAATCATAAAAATTGAAGGTGAGTTGACGAAGGACATGAGCCTCGTTGATGCCGTCAAGAAGATGCGTGGCCCGAAGGGGAGTAAAATTACCATCTCTCTTCGCCGCGAGGGAACGCCACGACTCCTCGATTTTCATTTGATGCGTGAAGTCATCAAAATTCAGAGCGTGAAGTCAAAGACGCTAGAAAAGGGCTATGGCTATGTGCGCATCACTCAGTTTCAAGACCGTACTGGGAATGATCTGGATGCGGCATTGAGCAAATTGACTCAGGAAAGTGGCAAACTCGAAGGCCTGGTCGTGGATTTGCGCAATGATCCAGGAGGACTGCTCAGCCAGGCCGTGAAAGTGTCTGATACGTTTCTTGATTCAGGGCTGATCGTTTATACCGAAGGCCGTCTTGATAACCAGAAGCAGAAGTATTTTGCCCACCAAGGTGGACAGACAGAGGTCCCACTCGTTGTGATTGTCAACGGTGGCAGTGCGAGCGCTTCGGAGATCGTCGCTGGCGCGTTGCAAGATCATGGACGCGCGGTTGTCGTCGGAACCAAGACCTTCGGTAAAGGTTCGGTACAAACGATTTTACCAATGGAGAGTGGCGCTGCACTTCGGTTAACGACAGCGATGTATTTCACGCCGAGTGGACGCTCGATTCAAGTGACGGGAATTACGCCTGATGTGCTCGTGGATAACGCACCAGTGGCCCAAGGTGAGCGGTCGCAACGTGAGGTTCGTGAGGAAAACCTGCGCGGTCATTTTGATCGACCTACTCATGGTACCGGCGAGAAGAATAAGTCGGAGTTTGACGAGCAGAAAGATACAACCCCTTCTGGCGAGCCTTCAGAGCCGACCAGCAAGGAGGGCAGTGGCGAAAAGACCGACAAGGCTGAGAAAGCTCCGGAAGTGAAAGAAGGCGAACTCGGCAAAGACCCACAGCTTGATCGTGCGATGCAAGTCCTCAAATCATGGGAGAGCTATAAGAAAAAGACTGCTGTCGCGACTGCGCCGACCCCAACCCCTACTAAGTAAAAACGAAACGGAGAACCG is a window from the Deltaproteobacteria bacterium genome containing:
- a CDS encoding tRNA (cytidine(34)-2'-O)-methyltransferase, which translates into the protein MHIVFVEPEIPPNTGTTARLCAATNTTFHLVGPLGFSLENRYLKRAGLDYWPYVDVHSYPTWSDFLSRRPSGRMIAFSARATVSYTQAQYTDSDLLVFGSETRGLSTEIRTLLADSLYTIPMSGTHVRSLNLSNAAAIVLYEALRQQGKV
- a CDS encoding DUF1285 domain-containing protein; protein product: MAKAGFWAIDPTRKIHFGKDGWWYANDERIQNRRINVLFSQHLRRTPEGAYEIAIGWDKVTVEIEDTPYVITRVMGDSTQGFTLRLNDESEEPLNPTTLSISQENVLYCRVKSGAEPARFSRPAYYQLTDHMQEDQNPGTFSLQVGSTIFPVSQTPRHSDF
- a CDS encoding D-tyrosyl-tRNA(Tyr) deacylase, with translation MRAVIQRVSEASVRVDNHIIGQVGRGLLVLLGISTSDTKIEAESLSEKIVNLRIFSDEAGKFAFSVQDVQGELLVVSQFTLYGDARKGRRPSFTDAAGIDSALPLYEYFVECIKRHRVRVATGQFQATMAVQLVNDGPVTLILDTSERK
- a CDS encoding prolipoprotein diacylglyceryl transferase, which produces MYPVLFQLGPLTVYSYGVMMALGFLSAGWAVGKGLEQQGKDPAFASTLVVWAAVGGLLGARLLFIAEHWSEFLSNPLSLILTGAGFTWYGGLIGGVVGVTLCIRHYGFRWLEIMDAVAPAIALGHGIGRIGCHLAGDGDWGPPTTLPWGVAYTKAIIGWDYPPGVRVHPSALYETIAYLLIFAALWVMRGRQRPVGSLFWGYLLLSSVARFGIEFVRINPPLAFGLSEAQMISLVLMTIGAVMLTRSEPLAAETKPLSRTPRVAREKS
- a CDS encoding TlpA family protein disulfide reductase, producing the protein MVVKRWLVLGVIVLVFGFLATLARSPSEAKKPAPEFVLPDPQGQVVRLSQLKGKVVMLNVWTTWCPPCRKEMPTMETLHRRFKGTDFVMLAASQDVDGNSTVLPYMQENGFTFPVVLDVNGEIGRKYGVTGYPETFIIDRQGRIVHHHVGFNDWSLPKVEASLRRLMDLGDWMPWDGVNTPGERSPLKSQ
- a CDS encoding FeoB-associated Cys-rich membrane protein, with the translated sequence MTGYMDTQTLAVLVIVAVAALYVSRSLWPTRKQKSGCSSCPQNHSRVDDYA
- the feoB gene encoding ferrous iron transport protein B; protein product: MAATASPPSIPIGDHPSPPSLSTERRYLIAVIGNPNTGKTTLFNALTGLSQHTGNYPGVTVESALGEFTVDGDRFLAVDLPGTYSLAPRAPDEMLAVSVLFGYGKDIPAPDAVLCVLDATNLDRNLYLLTQVLETGRPVVVALTMMDIAQKQGTLIDIEALQQRLGVPVVPVHAARHVGLSALQQALRHVVQASISSTPRIQFPETFRHEVDTVEAALVNGQHRLPRFLLERLLIDAGGSIEQELIRQLGDDIISPVRAARERLTSSGTSLPHIETNARYQWITDMITTVVRQSLTAPHHTWSDRIDQIVTHKVWGLLVFLVAMAVTFQSIFSWAAPLMEIIDGVFSGLGTRIQTLLPEGPLQSLIVDGVIGGVGAVITFVPQIAILFGLIAILEDSGYMARAAFLMDRIMAGFGLSGRSFIPLLSSFACAVPGIMSTRSIDNHRDRIATILIAPLMSCSARLPVYVLFISAFIPNHTVWGIVGLQGITLFVMYTLGLVVAPPVALVLKRTFLRGEAVPFLLELPPFKIPAWRAVLFRMYDRSLAFLRRAGTIILATTILIWALSYYPTQPALKEEFQARRATATPEEQERLTIEESGERLRRSYLGQAGHAIEPLVRPLGWDWKIGMATLASFPAREVIIAALGTIYNLGNEQSEESVELRSAMQAERWPDGRPIYTPIVALSVMIFFALCCQCGATLATIKRETGSWGYAAFTFVYMTGLAYLGALVVYQVGSRIFV
- a CDS encoding ferrous iron transport protein A, which codes for MRTLADLIPSQAGRIQAVTGVDGLTQRLSELGFTPGQSVQVVRFAPLGDPMQIRIRGFNIALRRNEAQRVILDSVS
- a CDS encoding S41 family peptidase, with protein sequence MRQRRQGTLGRVLACIGLVGLGYFGGQGLQKVSAGARDPYEGLEAFTNVLAVVQKNYVEEVGTQKLVDGAINGMLSALDPHSSYLTTESYKELQVDTEGSFGGLGIEITVRDGVLTVVAPIEDTPAYRAGVKAGDQIIKIEGELTKDMSLVDAVKKMRGPKGSKITISLRREGTPRLLDFHLMREVIKIQSVKSKTLEKGYGYVRITQFQDRTGNDLDAALSKLTQESGKLEGLVVDLRNDPGGLLSQAVKVSDTFLDSGLIVYTEGRLDNQKQKYFAHQGGQTEVPLVVIVNGGSASASEIVAGALQDHGRAVVVGTKTFGKGSVQTILPMESGAALRLTTAMYFTPSGRSIQVTGITPDVLVDNAPVAQGERSQREVREENLRGHFDRPTHGTGEKNKSEFDEQKDTTPSGEPSEPTSKEGSGEKTDKAEKAPEVKEGELGKDPQLDRAMQVLKSWESYKKKTAVATAPTPTPTK